Proteins co-encoded in one Candidatus Cloacimonadota bacterium genomic window:
- a CDS encoding zinc-ribbon domain-containing protein, whose translation MADKTIICKDCNKEFIFTEGEQEFYREKGLQNEPQRCPECRKAKKAEFNRKRFQNR comes from the coding sequence ATGGCCGACAAAACCATTATCTGCAAGGACTGCAACAAAGAATTTATCTTCACCGAAGGTGAACAGGAATTCTACAGAGAAAAGGGTCTTCAGAACGAGCCTCAGCGCTGTCCCGAATGCCGCAAAGCCAAGAAAGCAGAATTCAATCGTAAAAGATTTCAGAATCGCTAA